A single Phoenix dactylifera cultivar Barhee BC4 chromosome 1, palm_55x_up_171113_PBpolish2nd_filt_p, whole genome shotgun sequence DNA region contains:
- the LOC103706038 gene encoding flowering time control protein FPA-like isoform X1: MPSNKSSGGSSDHHRRLPSKEGNDDDPPSSVLWVGNLLPDTIDPDVMTFFSKFGALDCNTMHGARSYSFVFFRGIEEAKAAKDALQGSTLHGNTVKIEFARPAKAVRHLWIGGISSSVTREQLEEELLKFGKIEEYKFLRDRNSALVDYYKTEDAIAAQKNMNGKRLGGEQLCVDFQRSQPPRKDWPEHRDSRSGHLSNRSMGLQERSLPPDGRSFYDSSYHGPKRHMPFGGRRDGHPSNVLWIGYPPSVQIDEQKLHNAMILFGEIERIKCFPSRNYSFVEFRSIDEARRAKEGLQGRLFNDPRIQILFSNSELAPGKDDPPPFPGFRGPGPEMFFNEGPIGPLELYGPGRPMAPNSFPGSLLPNNMPGSSILMRSFGPQGFDPRHGGPEFHDFGGTAMPPNWGRRSPSAPGILPSPPGLRPPFRPIPGLRDEFDIRDVKRSRTDGSSTDSAFFHARRVDGEGLGDPFGFSHPDRGAFSQSRLSPVLHGHGELRPSPDSDHCWRGIIAKGGTPVCHARCVPIGKGIDTPLPEVVNCSARTGLDMLTKHYADAMGFDIIFFLPDSEEDFASYTEFLRYLGLKNRAGVAKLDDGSTLFLVPPSDFLTKVLNISGPDRLYGVVLKLPQQSTNAAVQPHLAFPPLPSHYIDQQEASGSQNGYQFVPQNEEQASKMDYNRSLYEEQMHRAGLGKSLLVHADEPRATQPASLDYAGNSAAASQVEVSLTPELIATLTSLIPSNNPSLAAVTAQMPVSTGRPTSSSASVIHDPSMPSQGWRQEQAASSSASLEQPSHLPQHLGQQFNSQAPLNSHFAAYANIPSGQDHSTQPIVGSTQIQNPAVNMPEAPFILTRPSNNYSMPPQGGQFAGTQSNQPYQFDSSLTSHSNFGMLQTTNAAGVFNQPVQQQLRPTSSAHDQIGNLPQPQIAIPPTQGQQPQTVLSGSGQGTSDGDADKNQRYQSTLQFAASLLLQLQQQQQVSAQAVQGSGNQH; the protein is encoded by the exons ATGCCGTCCAATAAATCGTCTGGAGGGTCGTCGGACCACCACCGGCGGCTGCCGTCTAAAGAAGGGAACGACGATGACCCCCCGTCGAGCGTTCTCTGGGTGGGGAACCTCTTGCCGGACACTATCGATCCCGATGTGATGACCTTCTTCTCCAAGTTCGGCGCACTGGACTGCAACACGATGCACGGAGCCAGGAGCTACTCGTTTGTGTTCTTCCGGGGCATCGAGGAAGCCAAGGCTGCGAAGGATGCCCTCCAGGGTTCCACGCTTCACGGGAATACCGTCAAGATTGAGTTTGCCCGACCG gcaaaagcagtTAGGCATTTATGGATTGGAGGAATCAGTTCATCTGTCACAAGGGAACAACTTGAGGAGGAACTTTTGAAGTTTGGGAAGATTGAAGAGTACAAATTCCTCAGGGATCGGAACTCTGCGCTTGTTGACTATTACAAGACAGAAGATGCCATTGCTGCTCAGAAAAATATGAATGGAAAGCGTTTAGGTGGTGAACAATTATGTGTAGATTTTCAGAGATCTCAACCTCCTAGAAAG GATTGGCCTGAACATCGAGACTCAAGGAGTGGACACTTAAGCAATCGGAGTATGGGGCTGCAGGAACGGTCGCTGCCACCTGATGGAAGAAGTTTCTATGATTCTTCCTATCATGGGCCTAAGAGGCATATG CCTTTTGGAGGACGAAGAGATGGCCACCCTAGTAATGTTCTCTGGATTGGCTATCCACCTTCAGTTCAGATTGATGAGCAGAAGCTTCACAATGCCATGATTCTGTTTGGTGAGATTGAAAGAATCAAGTGCTTTCCCTCGAGGAACTACTCTTTTGTTGAATTCAGAAGCATTGATGAAGCTAGGCGTGCCAAGGAAGGTCTCCAAGGGCGCCTTTTTAATGACCCCCGAATACAGATACTGTTTTCAAACAGTGAGCTTGCGCCTGGTAAGGATGATCCACCACCATTTCCAGGGTTTAGAGGGCCTGGACCAGAGATGTTCTTTAACGAAGGGCCTATTGGACCTTTGGAATTGTATGGTCCTGGTCGTCCAATGGCCCCAAATAGTTTTCCTGGATCTTTGCTTCCTAACAACATGCCTGGATCCAGTATTTTAATGAGGTCATTTGGACCGCAAGGATTTGATCCTCGTCATGGAGGTCCAGAGTTCCATGATTTTGGTGGCACTGCCATGCCTCCTAACTGGGGACGGCGATCTCCATCTGCACCGGGTATTCTTCCTTCTCCACCTGGTTTGCGCCCTCCTTTCCGACCCATTCCTGGTTTACGGGATGAATTTGACATTAGAGATGTGAAGAGGTCAAGGACGGATGGCTCTTCTACTGATAGTGCTTTCTTCCATGCAAGGAGGGTGGATGGTGAGGGTCTTGGAGATCCCTTTGGGTTTTCTCATCCCGATAGAGGTGCTTTCAGTCAAAGCCGTCTAAGTCCAGTTCTTCATGGCCATGGTGAACTTCGTCCTTCTCCTGATAGTGATCATTGTTGGCGTGGTATTATTGCCAAAGGTGGAACTCCTGTTTGCCATGCTCGGTGCGTGCCAATAGGAAAGGGCATTGACACTCCTTT GCCTGAAGTTGTTAATTGCTCAGCCAGAACGGGATTGGATATGCTCACGAAGCACTACGCCGATGCCATGGGCTTTGACATTATCTTCTTCCTGCCTGATAGTGAAGAAGATTTTGCTTCGTACACTGAATTTCTCCGTTACCTGGGGTTAAAAAATCGTGCTGGGGTTGCAAAGCTTGATGATGGGAGTACTCTTTTTTTGGTGCCACCATCAGATTTCTTGACCAAGGTATTGAATATTTCTGGTCCTGATCGTCTATATGGTGTTGTTCTGAAGTTGCCACAGCAATCAACTAACGCTGCAGTACAACCACATCTAGCATTTCCTCCTCTGCCATCCCATTACATTGATCAGCAAGAGGCATCTGGTTCTCAGAATGGTTATCAGTTTGTCCCACAAAATGAagagcaagcttcaaaaatggATTATAATCGGTCATTGTATGAGGAGCAAATGCATCGTGCAGGTCTTGGGAAATCACTGCTGGTCCATGCTGATGAGCCACGTGCAACACAACCAGCTTCCCTGGATTATGCTGGCAATTCTGCTGCTGCTTCCCAGGTGGAGGTTTCCTTGACTCCTGAACTTATAGCGACTTTAACTTCTTTGATTCCCAGCAACAATCCATCATTGGCTGCTGTGACTGCTCAAATGCCAGTCTCCACTGGCAGGCCAACTTCATCTTCTGCTTCTGTGATACATGATCCCTCAATGCCTTCTCAAGGGTGGAGACAGGAACAAGCGGCATCTTCTAGTGCTTCCTTAGAGCAACCAAGCCATCTTCCACAGCATTTAGGCCAACAATTTAATAGTCAGGCACCACTCAACTCTCATTTTGCAGCATATGCTAACATCCCAAGTGGACAAGATCATTCTACACAACCTATTGTTGGAAGCACACAAATTCAGAACCCTGCTGTGAACATGCCAGAAGCTCCATTTATTCTGACTAGACCTTCAAATAATTATTCAATGCCACCCCAAGGTGGCCAATTTGCAGGCACCCAGAGTAATCAACCGTATCAGTTTGATTCTTCTTTGACTTCTCACAGCAACTTTGGCATGTTACAGACAACAAATGCCGCTGGGGTATTCAACCAACCAGTTCAGCAGCAGTTAAGACCCACTTCATCTGCTCATGATCAAATTGGAAATCTGCCCCAGCCCCAAATTGCCATTCCGCCTACTCAAGGGCAACAGCCACAAACTGTTCTGTCTGGTTCAGGTCAGGGTACATCAGATGGTGATGCTGATAAGAACCAAAGGTACCAGTCAACCCTTCAGTTTGCTGCCAGCTTACTCCTACAACTTCAACAACAGCAGCAAGTGAGTGCTCAGGCTGTGCAAGGATCTGGAAATCAACATTGA
- the LOC103706038 gene encoding flowering time control protein FPA-like isoform X2 yields MCATLSLHEERLFTCFELAKAVRHLWIGGISSSVTREQLEEELLKFGKIEEYKFLRDRNSALVDYYKTEDAIAAQKNMNGKRLGGEQLCVDFQRSQPPRKDWPEHRDSRSGHLSNRSMGLQERSLPPDGRSFYDSSYHGPKRHMPFGGRRDGHPSNVLWIGYPPSVQIDEQKLHNAMILFGEIERIKCFPSRNYSFVEFRSIDEARRAKEGLQGRLFNDPRIQILFSNSELAPGKDDPPPFPGFRGPGPEMFFNEGPIGPLELYGPGRPMAPNSFPGSLLPNNMPGSSILMRSFGPQGFDPRHGGPEFHDFGGTAMPPNWGRRSPSAPGILPSPPGLRPPFRPIPGLRDEFDIRDVKRSRTDGSSTDSAFFHARRVDGEGLGDPFGFSHPDRGAFSQSRLSPVLHGHGELRPSPDSDHCWRGIIAKGGTPVCHARCVPIGKGIDTPLPEVVNCSARTGLDMLTKHYADAMGFDIIFFLPDSEEDFASYTEFLRYLGLKNRAGVAKLDDGSTLFLVPPSDFLTKVLNISGPDRLYGVVLKLPQQSTNAAVQPHLAFPPLPSHYIDQQEASGSQNGYQFVPQNEEQASKMDYNRSLYEEQMHRAGLGKSLLVHADEPRATQPASLDYAGNSAAASQVEVSLTPELIATLTSLIPSNNPSLAAVTAQMPVSTGRPTSSSASVIHDPSMPSQGWRQEQAASSSASLEQPSHLPQHLGQQFNSQAPLNSHFAAYANIPSGQDHSTQPIVGSTQIQNPAVNMPEAPFILTRPSNNYSMPPQGGQFAGTQSNQPYQFDSSLTSHSNFGMLQTTNAAGVFNQPVQQQLRPTSSAHDQIGNLPQPQIAIPPTQGQQPQTVLSGSGQGTSDGDADKNQRYQSTLQFAASLLLQLQQQQQVSAQAVQGSGNQH; encoded by the exons ATGTGCGCAACCTTATCCCTGCATGAGGAGAGGCTGTTTACGTGTTTCGAACTT gcaaaagcagtTAGGCATTTATGGATTGGAGGAATCAGTTCATCTGTCACAAGGGAACAACTTGAGGAGGAACTTTTGAAGTTTGGGAAGATTGAAGAGTACAAATTCCTCAGGGATCGGAACTCTGCGCTTGTTGACTATTACAAGACAGAAGATGCCATTGCTGCTCAGAAAAATATGAATGGAAAGCGTTTAGGTGGTGAACAATTATGTGTAGATTTTCAGAGATCTCAACCTCCTAGAAAG GATTGGCCTGAACATCGAGACTCAAGGAGTGGACACTTAAGCAATCGGAGTATGGGGCTGCAGGAACGGTCGCTGCCACCTGATGGAAGAAGTTTCTATGATTCTTCCTATCATGGGCCTAAGAGGCATATG CCTTTTGGAGGACGAAGAGATGGCCACCCTAGTAATGTTCTCTGGATTGGCTATCCACCTTCAGTTCAGATTGATGAGCAGAAGCTTCACAATGCCATGATTCTGTTTGGTGAGATTGAAAGAATCAAGTGCTTTCCCTCGAGGAACTACTCTTTTGTTGAATTCAGAAGCATTGATGAAGCTAGGCGTGCCAAGGAAGGTCTCCAAGGGCGCCTTTTTAATGACCCCCGAATACAGATACTGTTTTCAAACAGTGAGCTTGCGCCTGGTAAGGATGATCCACCACCATTTCCAGGGTTTAGAGGGCCTGGACCAGAGATGTTCTTTAACGAAGGGCCTATTGGACCTTTGGAATTGTATGGTCCTGGTCGTCCAATGGCCCCAAATAGTTTTCCTGGATCTTTGCTTCCTAACAACATGCCTGGATCCAGTATTTTAATGAGGTCATTTGGACCGCAAGGATTTGATCCTCGTCATGGAGGTCCAGAGTTCCATGATTTTGGTGGCACTGCCATGCCTCCTAACTGGGGACGGCGATCTCCATCTGCACCGGGTATTCTTCCTTCTCCACCTGGTTTGCGCCCTCCTTTCCGACCCATTCCTGGTTTACGGGATGAATTTGACATTAGAGATGTGAAGAGGTCAAGGACGGATGGCTCTTCTACTGATAGTGCTTTCTTCCATGCAAGGAGGGTGGATGGTGAGGGTCTTGGAGATCCCTTTGGGTTTTCTCATCCCGATAGAGGTGCTTTCAGTCAAAGCCGTCTAAGTCCAGTTCTTCATGGCCATGGTGAACTTCGTCCTTCTCCTGATAGTGATCATTGTTGGCGTGGTATTATTGCCAAAGGTGGAACTCCTGTTTGCCATGCTCGGTGCGTGCCAATAGGAAAGGGCATTGACACTCCTTT GCCTGAAGTTGTTAATTGCTCAGCCAGAACGGGATTGGATATGCTCACGAAGCACTACGCCGATGCCATGGGCTTTGACATTATCTTCTTCCTGCCTGATAGTGAAGAAGATTTTGCTTCGTACACTGAATTTCTCCGTTACCTGGGGTTAAAAAATCGTGCTGGGGTTGCAAAGCTTGATGATGGGAGTACTCTTTTTTTGGTGCCACCATCAGATTTCTTGACCAAGGTATTGAATATTTCTGGTCCTGATCGTCTATATGGTGTTGTTCTGAAGTTGCCACAGCAATCAACTAACGCTGCAGTACAACCACATCTAGCATTTCCTCCTCTGCCATCCCATTACATTGATCAGCAAGAGGCATCTGGTTCTCAGAATGGTTATCAGTTTGTCCCACAAAATGAagagcaagcttcaaaaatggATTATAATCGGTCATTGTATGAGGAGCAAATGCATCGTGCAGGTCTTGGGAAATCACTGCTGGTCCATGCTGATGAGCCACGTGCAACACAACCAGCTTCCCTGGATTATGCTGGCAATTCTGCTGCTGCTTCCCAGGTGGAGGTTTCCTTGACTCCTGAACTTATAGCGACTTTAACTTCTTTGATTCCCAGCAACAATCCATCATTGGCTGCTGTGACTGCTCAAATGCCAGTCTCCACTGGCAGGCCAACTTCATCTTCTGCTTCTGTGATACATGATCCCTCAATGCCTTCTCAAGGGTGGAGACAGGAACAAGCGGCATCTTCTAGTGCTTCCTTAGAGCAACCAAGCCATCTTCCACAGCATTTAGGCCAACAATTTAATAGTCAGGCACCACTCAACTCTCATTTTGCAGCATATGCTAACATCCCAAGTGGACAAGATCATTCTACACAACCTATTGTTGGAAGCACACAAATTCAGAACCCTGCTGTGAACATGCCAGAAGCTCCATTTATTCTGACTAGACCTTCAAATAATTATTCAATGCCACCCCAAGGTGGCCAATTTGCAGGCACCCAGAGTAATCAACCGTATCAGTTTGATTCTTCTTTGACTTCTCACAGCAACTTTGGCATGTTACAGACAACAAATGCCGCTGGGGTATTCAACCAACCAGTTCAGCAGCAGTTAAGACCCACTTCATCTGCTCATGATCAAATTGGAAATCTGCCCCAGCCCCAAATTGCCATTCCGCCTACTCAAGGGCAACAGCCACAAACTGTTCTGTCTGGTTCAGGTCAGGGTACATCAGATGGTGATGCTGATAAGAACCAAAGGTACCAGTCAACCCTTCAGTTTGCTGCCAGCTTACTCCTACAACTTCAACAACAGCAGCAAGTGAGTGCTCAGGCTGTGCAAGGATCTGGAAATCAACATTGA
- the LOC103706039 gene encoding 3beta-hydroxysteroid-dehydrogenase/decarboxylase isoform X3, giving the protein MAIDEPGSAPTGENSLACTVTFGRSSFVGRSLVSALLKSGRWTVRIADPLPLPDPSADPLLSGSIRSGRASYFQVGLRDSSQLRHAVAGSVVVFHVAPPAVLSPPLPPSDFYRLYTETVQGAKNLIAACRACGVRRLVHTGSADVVFDGVHGIDGGDESLRYPDKFEGVLSELMAQVEILVFNANGRDGLSTCVLRPSNPFGPGDSSFLPFLVAAARLGLAKFIIGTGKNMCDFTYVENVAHANICAEQALRSESTSVAGKPIFITNHQPVELWDFISNILEGLGYQSRPTIHLPVKLVLLVVVLANKVREKLGFGIPSSPLFTPAITYTLSCTRTFNCSAAKRLIGYSPIISLELLIYCCGEMKGRHLHISFHLICCFTGSSFLEELLSHQLPKSYCWLQSFSLSMALYLHPCRFGFNLEKMSSSYFQVSESTVRQSFITMASLWNKVVSVLKLLAQGDDWNVFFKAAGFLYVVKLLLPFPLSALIGVGLTCLFSLFIIYEQCEEEVDKLVSTASAGIRKLKERMVANLPSFLVTYLQELKN; this is encoded by the exons ATGGCGATCGACGAACCCGGTTCGGCGCCGACAGGCGAGAACTCGCTCGCATGCACGGTCACCTTCGGCCGGTCCAGCTTCGTCGGCCGGTCGCTGGTCTCTGCCCTCCTCAAATCCGGCCGCTGGACCGTCCGGATCGCGGACCCCCTCCCGCTTCCCGATCCCTCCGCCGACCCGCTCCTTTCCGGCTCGATCAGATCCGGCCGGGCCTCTTACTTCCAGGTCGGCCTCCGCGACAGCTCCCAGCTCCGTCACGCCGTTGCCGGTTCCGTCGTCGTCTTCCACGTCGCCCCTCCCGCGGTTCTgtcgccgccgctgccgccgtCGGACTTCTACCGTCTCTATACGGAGACCGTCCAGGGAGCCAAGAACCTTATCGCCGCCTGCCGGGCGTGCGGCGTACGGCGGCTCGTGCATACCGGCTCCGCCGACGTGGTCTTCGATGGGGTGCATGGGATCGATGGCGGCGATGAGTCGTTGCGCTATCCCGATAAG TTCGAGGGCGTTTTGAGTGAATTGATGGCGCAGGTGGAGATTTTGGTGTTCAATGCTAACGGGAGGGATGGGTTATCGACGTGTGTGTTGCGCCCCAGCAATCCGTTCGGGCCGGGAGATTCGAGTTTTCTGCCGTTTCTCGTGGCGGCAGCAAGATTAGGCCTTGCTAAG TTCATCATAGGAACTGGTAAAAATATGTGTGACTTCACATATGTGGAAAACGTGGCCCATGCCAATATTTGTGCAGAGCAAGCTTTACGTTCAGAGTCAACCTCTGTTGCTGGAAAG CCAATTTTTATAACTAATCATCAACCTGTGGAGCTTTGGGATTTTATCTCTAACATACTGGAAGGGTTGGGATATCAAAG CAGGCCTACAATTCATCTTCCTGTCAAGCTTGTCTTGCTTGTTGTTGTGCTAGCCAATAAAGTTCGCGAGAAGCTGGGCTTTGGCATACCATCCAGTCCACTTTTTACTCCTGCAATCACTTACACTCTCTCATGCACAAGGACTTTCAATTGTTCTGCAGCTAAAAGGCTAATTGGATACTCGCCAATTATATCCTTGGAG TTGCTGATATATTGCTGTGGCGAGATGAAAGGAAGACATTTACATATCTCCTTTCATCTTATATGCTGTTTTACTGGTTCCTCCTTTCTGGAAGAACTTTTATCTCATCAACTGCCAAAATCCTATTGCTGGTTGCAGTCATTCTCTTTGTCCATGGCTTTGTACCTTCATCCATGTAG GTTTGGTTTCAATCTGGAGAAGATGTCCTCATCTTACTTTCAAGTCTCAGAATCAACTGTGAGACAATCATTTATCACCATGGCATCTCTATGGAACAAAGTAGTTTCTGTGTTGAAGTTACTGGCCCAAGGCGATGACTGGAATGTTTTCTTCAAG GCAGCTGGATTTTTGTATGTGGTCAAGTTGCTTTTGCCTTTTCCACTGTCAGCATTGATTGGTGTTG GTTTGACATGCTTGTTTAGCCTCTTCATAATATATGAACAGTGCGAAGAGGAGGTTGACAAATTAGTATCAACTGCATCTGCTGGAATTAGGAAGTTGAAGGAAAGAATGGTTGCTAATCTACCTAGTTTCTTGGTGACGTATTTGCAAGAGTTAAAAAATTGA
- the LOC103706039 gene encoding 3beta-hydroxysteroid-dehydrogenase/decarboxylase isoform X2 yields MAIDEPGSAPTGENSLACTVTFGRSSFVGRSLVSALLKSGRWTVRIADPLPLPDPSADPLLSGSIRSGRASYFQVGLRDSSQLRHAVAGSVVVFHVAPPAVLSPPLPPSDFYRLYTETVQGAKNLIAACRACGVRRLVHTGSADVVFDGVHGIDGGDESLRYPDKFEGVLSELMAQVEILVFNANGRDGLSTCVLRPSNPFGPGDSSFLPFLVAAARLGLAKFIIGTGKNMCDFTYVENVAHANICAEQALRSESTSVAGKPIFITNHQPVELWDFISNILEGLGYQRPTIHLPVKLVLLVVVLANKVREKLGFGIPSSPLFTPAITYTLSCTRTFNCSAAKRLIGYSPIISLEDGVMSTLESFLQLAKDSAYSRKRDFTTPSKADKLLGSGVVADILLWRDERKTFTYLLSSYMLFYWFLLSGRTFISSTAKILLLVAVILFVHGFVPSSMFGFNLEKMSSSYFQVSESTVRQSFITMASLWNKVVSVLKLLAQGDDWNVFFKAAGFLYVVKLLLPFPLSALIGVGLTCLFSLFIIYEQCEEEVDKLVSTASAGIRKLKERMVANLPSFLVTYLQELKN; encoded by the exons ATGGCGATCGACGAACCCGGTTCGGCGCCGACAGGCGAGAACTCGCTCGCATGCACGGTCACCTTCGGCCGGTCCAGCTTCGTCGGCCGGTCGCTGGTCTCTGCCCTCCTCAAATCCGGCCGCTGGACCGTCCGGATCGCGGACCCCCTCCCGCTTCCCGATCCCTCCGCCGACCCGCTCCTTTCCGGCTCGATCAGATCCGGCCGGGCCTCTTACTTCCAGGTCGGCCTCCGCGACAGCTCCCAGCTCCGTCACGCCGTTGCCGGTTCCGTCGTCGTCTTCCACGTCGCCCCTCCCGCGGTTCTgtcgccgccgctgccgccgtCGGACTTCTACCGTCTCTATACGGAGACCGTCCAGGGAGCCAAGAACCTTATCGCCGCCTGCCGGGCGTGCGGCGTACGGCGGCTCGTGCATACCGGCTCCGCCGACGTGGTCTTCGATGGGGTGCATGGGATCGATGGCGGCGATGAGTCGTTGCGCTATCCCGATAAG TTCGAGGGCGTTTTGAGTGAATTGATGGCGCAGGTGGAGATTTTGGTGTTCAATGCTAACGGGAGGGATGGGTTATCGACGTGTGTGTTGCGCCCCAGCAATCCGTTCGGGCCGGGAGATTCGAGTTTTCTGCCGTTTCTCGTGGCGGCAGCAAGATTAGGCCTTGCTAAG TTCATCATAGGAACTGGTAAAAATATGTGTGACTTCACATATGTGGAAAACGTGGCCCATGCCAATATTTGTGCAGAGCAAGCTTTACGTTCAGAGTCAACCTCTGTTGCTGGAAAG CCAATTTTTATAACTAATCATCAACCTGTGGAGCTTTGGGATTTTATCTCTAACATACTGGAAGGGTTGGGATATCAAAG GCCTACAATTCATCTTCCTGTCAAGCTTGTCTTGCTTGTTGTTGTGCTAGCCAATAAAGTTCGCGAGAAGCTGGGCTTTGGCATACCATCCAGTCCACTTTTTACTCCTGCAATCACTTACACTCTCTCATGCACAAGGACTTTCAATTGTTCTGCAGCTAAAAGGCTAATTGGATACTCGCCAATTATATCCTTGGAG GATGGTGTTATGTCAACTCTAGAATCATTCTTGCAATTAGCTAAAGACTCGGCTTATTCAAGGAAGCGAGATTTTACCACCccatcaaaagcagataaactgTTAGGAAGTGGAGTAG TTGCTGATATATTGCTGTGGCGAGATGAAAGGAAGACATTTACATATCTCCTTTCATCTTATATGCTGTTTTACTGGTTCCTCCTTTCTGGAAGAACTTTTATCTCATCAACTGCCAAAATCCTATTGCTGGTTGCAGTCATTCTCTTTGTCCATGGCTTTGTACCTTCATCCAT GTTTGGTTTCAATCTGGAGAAGATGTCCTCATCTTACTTTCAAGTCTCAGAATCAACTGTGAGACAATCATTTATCACCATGGCATCTCTATGGAACAAAGTAGTTTCTGTGTTGAAGTTACTGGCCCAAGGCGATGACTGGAATGTTTTCTTCAAG GCAGCTGGATTTTTGTATGTGGTCAAGTTGCTTTTGCCTTTTCCACTGTCAGCATTGATTGGTGTTG GTTTGACATGCTTGTTTAGCCTCTTCATAATATATGAACAGTGCGAAGAGGAGGTTGACAAATTAGTATCAACTGCATCTGCTGGAATTAGGAAGTTGAAGGAAAGAATGGTTGCTAATCTACCTAGTTTCTTGGTGACGTATTTGCAAGAGTTAAAAAATTGA
- the LOC103706039 gene encoding 3beta-hydroxysteroid-dehydrogenase/decarboxylase isoform X1, translating into MAIDEPGSAPTGENSLACTVTFGRSSFVGRSLVSALLKSGRWTVRIADPLPLPDPSADPLLSGSIRSGRASYFQVGLRDSSQLRHAVAGSVVVFHVAPPAVLSPPLPPSDFYRLYTETVQGAKNLIAACRACGVRRLVHTGSADVVFDGVHGIDGGDESLRYPDKFEGVLSELMAQVEILVFNANGRDGLSTCVLRPSNPFGPGDSSFLPFLVAAARLGLAKFIIGTGKNMCDFTYVENVAHANICAEQALRSESTSVAGKPIFITNHQPVELWDFISNILEGLGYQSRPTIHLPVKLVLLVVVLANKVREKLGFGIPSSPLFTPAITYTLSCTRTFNCSAAKRLIGYSPIISLEDGVMSTLESFLQLAKDSAYSRKRDFTTPSKADKLLGSGVVADILLWRDERKTFTYLLSSYMLFYWFLLSGRTFISSTAKILLLVAVILFVHGFVPSSMFGFNLEKMSSSYFQVSESTVRQSFITMASLWNKVVSVLKLLAQGDDWNVFFKAAGFLYVVKLLLPFPLSALIGVGLTCLFSLFIIYEQCEEEVDKLVSTASAGIRKLKERMVANLPSFLVTYLQELKN; encoded by the exons ATGGCGATCGACGAACCCGGTTCGGCGCCGACAGGCGAGAACTCGCTCGCATGCACGGTCACCTTCGGCCGGTCCAGCTTCGTCGGCCGGTCGCTGGTCTCTGCCCTCCTCAAATCCGGCCGCTGGACCGTCCGGATCGCGGACCCCCTCCCGCTTCCCGATCCCTCCGCCGACCCGCTCCTTTCCGGCTCGATCAGATCCGGCCGGGCCTCTTACTTCCAGGTCGGCCTCCGCGACAGCTCCCAGCTCCGTCACGCCGTTGCCGGTTCCGTCGTCGTCTTCCACGTCGCCCCTCCCGCGGTTCTgtcgccgccgctgccgccgtCGGACTTCTACCGTCTCTATACGGAGACCGTCCAGGGAGCCAAGAACCTTATCGCCGCCTGCCGGGCGTGCGGCGTACGGCGGCTCGTGCATACCGGCTCCGCCGACGTGGTCTTCGATGGGGTGCATGGGATCGATGGCGGCGATGAGTCGTTGCGCTATCCCGATAAG TTCGAGGGCGTTTTGAGTGAATTGATGGCGCAGGTGGAGATTTTGGTGTTCAATGCTAACGGGAGGGATGGGTTATCGACGTGTGTGTTGCGCCCCAGCAATCCGTTCGGGCCGGGAGATTCGAGTTTTCTGCCGTTTCTCGTGGCGGCAGCAAGATTAGGCCTTGCTAAG TTCATCATAGGAACTGGTAAAAATATGTGTGACTTCACATATGTGGAAAACGTGGCCCATGCCAATATTTGTGCAGAGCAAGCTTTACGTTCAGAGTCAACCTCTGTTGCTGGAAAG CCAATTTTTATAACTAATCATCAACCTGTGGAGCTTTGGGATTTTATCTCTAACATACTGGAAGGGTTGGGATATCAAAG CAGGCCTACAATTCATCTTCCTGTCAAGCTTGTCTTGCTTGTTGTTGTGCTAGCCAATAAAGTTCGCGAGAAGCTGGGCTTTGGCATACCATCCAGTCCACTTTTTACTCCTGCAATCACTTACACTCTCTCATGCACAAGGACTTTCAATTGTTCTGCAGCTAAAAGGCTAATTGGATACTCGCCAATTATATCCTTGGAG GATGGTGTTATGTCAACTCTAGAATCATTCTTGCAATTAGCTAAAGACTCGGCTTATTCAAGGAAGCGAGATTTTACCACCccatcaaaagcagataaactgTTAGGAAGTGGAGTAG TTGCTGATATATTGCTGTGGCGAGATGAAAGGAAGACATTTACATATCTCCTTTCATCTTATATGCTGTTTTACTGGTTCCTCCTTTCTGGAAGAACTTTTATCTCATCAACTGCCAAAATCCTATTGCTGGTTGCAGTCATTCTCTTTGTCCATGGCTTTGTACCTTCATCCAT GTTTGGTTTCAATCTGGAGAAGATGTCCTCATCTTACTTTCAAGTCTCAGAATCAACTGTGAGACAATCATTTATCACCATGGCATCTCTATGGAACAAAGTAGTTTCTGTGTTGAAGTTACTGGCCCAAGGCGATGACTGGAATGTTTTCTTCAAG GCAGCTGGATTTTTGTATGTGGTCAAGTTGCTTTTGCCTTTTCCACTGTCAGCATTGATTGGTGTTG GTTTGACATGCTTGTTTAGCCTCTTCATAATATATGAACAGTGCGAAGAGGAGGTTGACAAATTAGTATCAACTGCATCTGCTGGAATTAGGAAGTTGAAGGAAAGAATGGTTGCTAATCTACCTAGTTTCTTGGTGACGTATTTGCAAGAGTTAAAAAATTGA